A section of the Acidobacterium capsulatum ATCC 51196 genome encodes:
- a CDS encoding polysaccharide biosynthesis/export family protein, with translation MRWRVSGVLLWLLMASVSGAQSPPKLLRRALPPESLRIGPGDLLEVTVLREPELTQHVRVLDSGDVTLPLVGAVPVSDESSVQAAASIAKAYEKGDFLKHPQVSVTIEQFATQTVAVLGEVAHPGTVIITTSRSLLDVLAMAGGLTKEADRHITIERGGPWGEQIHIFLPNNSADELKADVSVEPGDRILVPKAGIVYVLGDVGHPGGYVMQDNSRLTVLEALALAAGANKTAADRHARLLRKTETGYKEEPIPLRAMERGDKPDMELKADDVLFVPFSARKNIMLGGAGILASASAALIYARP, from the coding sequence ATGCGATGGCGTGTTAGCGGAGTTCTGCTGTGGCTTCTGATGGCCAGCGTGAGCGGTGCGCAATCGCCGCCGAAGCTGTTGCGCCGCGCGTTGCCGCCGGAGAGCCTGCGCATTGGGCCGGGCGATCTGCTGGAGGTGACGGTGCTGCGCGAGCCGGAGCTGACGCAGCATGTGCGCGTGCTCGACTCCGGCGACGTGACGCTGCCGCTGGTGGGCGCGGTGCCGGTGAGCGATGAGTCTTCGGTGCAGGCGGCGGCCAGCATTGCAAAGGCCTATGAGAAGGGCGATTTTCTGAAGCATCCGCAGGTCTCAGTGACGATTGAGCAGTTCGCTACGCAGACGGTGGCGGTGCTGGGCGAAGTGGCGCACCCGGGCACGGTCATCATCACCACCTCGCGCAGCCTGCTCGACGTGCTGGCCATGGCGGGCGGGCTGACCAAGGAGGCCGACCGCCACATCACGATTGAGCGTGGCGGTCCGTGGGGCGAGCAGATTCACATCTTTCTGCCGAATAACTCCGCCGATGAGCTGAAGGCCGACGTGAGCGTGGAACCCGGCGACCGCATTCTGGTGCCGAAGGCAGGCATTGTGTATGTGTTGGGCGATGTGGGGCATCCGGGTGGGTATGTGATGCAGGACAATTCGCGGCTGACGGTGCTTGAGGCGCTGGCGCTGGCCGCGGGCGCGAACAAGACGGCGGCCGACCGGCATGCGCGTCTGCTGCGCAAGACAGAGACAGGGTATAAAGAGGAGCCGATTCCGCTGCGCGCGATGGAGCGCGGCGACAAGCCGGATATGGAGCTGAAGGCCGACGATGTGCTGTTTGTGCCCTTCAGCGCGCGGAAGAACATCATGCTGGGCGGGGCTGGCATTCTGGCCTCGGCAAGCGCTGCGCTGATCTATGCCCGGCCTTGA
- a CDS encoding GumC family protein, whose amino-acid sequence MNFDGMDAARTAREKQEIPPQRRVPDWTAEVPGAEGWTLAGVAAVWRRRWPLLVGICAACVLLAALYCAVKTPQFASTGTVELEQNRGDSFGLESSVMGAQASDAQDALESHVMLETQVDILKSDTLALRVIEQLGLEQTPGYFGHKPGGWHLPGWVTFWRHPLEPLSVPLADAPNRRYVALKIFHQHLAVSAVGGSRLIEVTYRDESPARAAAVANALMQALMNYGFEARSSETAQATRWLGGQLAELKTQTEALQARALQLQRETGMFGDDEQNNIMLARLSALNQTLAADEADRILKQAIYRTAEGGDPEMISDLGGNAAQSTGVQNSLALIQTLRAQEAKVQAQIALDNDRYGARFPEMAELNSELASVKASIAQEVHRLGERAKTDYLIAARTEASAQADFDQQKALVNQLNDKAVAYALAKQEADTSRNLYEGLLAKLKEAGILEGLASTNMHVVNPGRVPPLEHPASPNFKKDEAIALAGGLLVGLLAMAWSELTDRRLYGRCETEKLLGEPLLGVIPRAAGAGPRWREMLEEWRARWLSKTGARAGALPGMVEVHAVAENAPTLPVPAAESAGLSEPFRLLRTAVQTRHSGRRAQVILVTGPAGGEGKSTVAAQLARAFAWQKSRVLLVEADFRSAGQEMHLPDGVRGLSGELEAVSRTDLKESIFRDDALPNLAFLPRGALPQYPAELLESVRMKELMRMWRLDYDYIVLDGPAYLPVADGAALAQQADAALLVLREGHTHRDDAVQSLTQLEQQMPREGAVGVVLNGAEAARGRAYAMAC is encoded by the coding sequence GTGAATTTTGACGGGATGGATGCGGCGCGGACGGCGCGGGAGAAGCAGGAGATTCCGCCGCAGCGGCGCGTGCCCGATTGGACCGCGGAAGTGCCGGGCGCTGAAGGATGGACGCTGGCGGGAGTCGCAGCGGTGTGGCGGCGGCGATGGCCGCTGCTGGTGGGCATTTGCGCGGCCTGCGTGTTGCTGGCAGCGCTGTATTGCGCGGTGAAGACGCCGCAGTTTGCGTCCACAGGAACGGTGGAACTGGAGCAGAATCGCGGCGACAGCTTCGGGCTGGAGAGCAGTGTGATGGGCGCGCAGGCGAGCGATGCGCAGGACGCGCTCGAGTCACACGTGATGCTTGAGACGCAGGTGGACATTCTCAAGTCGGACACGCTGGCGCTGCGCGTGATCGAGCAACTGGGGCTGGAGCAGACCCCCGGCTATTTTGGGCACAAGCCGGGGGGATGGCATCTGCCCGGATGGGTGACGTTCTGGCGGCATCCTCTGGAGCCGTTGAGCGTGCCGCTGGCCGACGCGCCGAACCGGCGCTATGTGGCGCTGAAGATCTTCCATCAGCATCTGGCGGTGAGCGCGGTGGGCGGCTCGCGGCTGATCGAGGTGACGTACCGCGATGAGAGCCCCGCGCGCGCGGCGGCGGTGGCGAACGCGTTGATGCAGGCGCTGATGAACTATGGATTCGAGGCGCGGTCCAGCGAGACGGCGCAGGCCACGCGCTGGCTGGGCGGCCAGCTTGCCGAGCTGAAGACGCAGACCGAGGCGCTGCAGGCGCGGGCGCTGCAACTGCAGCGCGAGACCGGCATGTTTGGCGATGACGAGCAGAACAACATCATGCTGGCGCGGCTGAGCGCGCTGAACCAGACGCTGGCGGCGGATGAGGCCGACCGCATTCTGAAGCAGGCGATTTATCGCACGGCCGAGGGCGGCGACCCGGAGATGATCTCAGATCTGGGCGGCAATGCGGCGCAATCGACGGGCGTGCAGAATTCGCTGGCACTGATACAGACGCTGCGCGCGCAAGAGGCCAAGGTGCAGGCGCAGATTGCGCTCGACAATGACCGCTACGGCGCGCGCTTTCCTGAGATGGCGGAGCTGAACTCGGAGCTGGCCTCAGTGAAGGCCTCGATTGCGCAGGAGGTCCACCGGCTGGGCGAGCGCGCCAAGACCGACTACCTGATTGCGGCGCGTACCGAGGCGAGCGCGCAGGCGGACTTTGACCAGCAGAAGGCGCTGGTGAACCAGTTGAATGACAAGGCCGTGGCCTATGCGCTGGCCAAGCAGGAGGCTGACACCAGCCGCAACCTTTATGAAGGGCTGCTGGCCAAGCTGAAAGAGGCGGGCATTCTGGAAGGGCTGGCCTCGACGAATATGCATGTGGTGAATCCGGGGCGCGTGCCGCCGCTGGAGCATCCGGCGAGCCCGAACTTCAAAAAAGACGAGGCCATCGCGCTGGCCGGAGGTCTGCTCGTGGGCCTGCTCGCGATGGCATGGAGCGAGCTGACGGATCGCCGCCTGTATGGCAGATGCGAGACGGAGAAGCTGCTGGGTGAGCCGCTGCTGGGGGTGATTCCACGGGCCGCTGGGGCGGGGCCACGCTGGCGGGAGATGCTCGAAGAGTGGCGCGCGCGCTGGCTGTCGAAGACAGGCGCGCGTGCTGGCGCGCTGCCGGGCATGGTGGAGGTGCATGCCGTGGCGGAGAATGCGCCGACGCTGCCGGTTCCGGCGGCGGAAAGCGCGGGGCTGAGCGAGCCTTTCCGGCTGTTGCGCACGGCGGTGCAGACGCGGCACAGTGGGCGGCGCGCGCAGGTGATTCTGGTGACGGGCCCGGCGGGCGGCGAGGGCAAATCGACGGTCGCGGCGCAACTGGCGCGGGCGTTTGCGTGGCAGAAGTCGCGCGTGCTGCTGGTGGAGGCGGACTTTCGCAGCGCGGGGCAGGAGATGCATCTGCCCGACGGGGTGCGTGGCCTGAGTGGCGAGCTCGAGGCGGTGAGCCGCACGGATTTGAAGGAGAGCATCTTTCGCGATGATGCGCTGCCTAATCTGGCATTTCTACCGCGCGGAGCGCTGCCGCAGTATCCGGCGGAGCTGCTGGAGTCTGTGCGCATGAAAGAACTGATGCGCATGTGGCGGCTGGATTACGACTACATCGTGCTCGATGGGCCGGCGTACTTGCCGGTGGCCGATGGCGCGGCGCTGGCGCAGCAGGCGGACGCGGCGCTGCTGGTGCTGCGCGAAGGGCACACGCACCGAGATGACGCGGTGCAGTCGCTCACGCAACTGGAGCAGCAGATGCCACGCGAGGGCGCGGTGGGCGTGGTGCTGAATGGCGCGGAAGCCGCAAGGGGGCGTGCGTATGCGATGGCGTGTTAG
- a CDS encoding lipopolysaccharide biosynthesis protein: MARESLKPQSLRHDALWMMGGQGGAALLQAAYFVLIGRALGSAQYGAFVGVVALVSVGSQFSGLGMEMLLLREVSREPRQFAVSWGRALEVTVAGAAVLLLLAVTLGHLIFARALWPLLPYVALADGLFGRLLQVASRALQATRQMRWAAVLPAGMSAARAAVAAVFFRLVETGRVAATAGGWVAMYWTASAAAALLALVLLTWKLGWPRLGRVRGGDLSEGLSFAVSSSSISAYNDLDKTLLVSAGQMPAAGIYGAAYRVVDAATMPIYSLFTAATPRFFRAGGRGGSEAGGRAEAVCEIEALMRRLLGRALPATVLVSVLLFLVAPVLPVALGASFAGAVEALRWLCLLPVLRLLHYTWGTAVTASTSQWRRTAAQAAAAGLNLGLCAWLIPVWSWRGAAWASLATDAALAAMSYAIWRHWAGRRRQLSVVSPQSSVPSCQ, translated from the coding sequence TTGGCGCGTGAGTCATTGAAGCCGCAATCTCTCAGGCACGACGCGCTCTGGATGATGGGCGGCCAGGGTGGCGCGGCGCTGCTGCAGGCCGCCTACTTTGTGCTGATTGGCCGGGCGCTCGGCAGCGCGCAGTATGGCGCGTTTGTGGGCGTGGTGGCGCTGGTGAGCGTGGGCAGCCAGTTCAGCGGCCTCGGCATGGAGATGCTGCTGCTGCGCGAGGTGAGCCGCGAGCCGCGCCAATTTGCCGTGAGCTGGGGGCGCGCGCTTGAGGTGACTGTGGCGGGCGCGGCGGTGCTGCTGTTGCTGGCCGTGACGCTGGGGCATCTGATTTTCGCGCGCGCGTTGTGGCCTCTGCTGCCCTATGTGGCGCTGGCCGATGGGCTGTTTGGGCGGCTGCTGCAGGTGGCCAGCCGCGCCCTGCAGGCCACGCGGCAAATGCGCTGGGCGGCGGTGCTTCCGGCAGGGATGAGCGCGGCGCGCGCGGCCGTGGCGGCGGTGTTCTTCCGGCTGGTGGAGACGGGGCGCGTGGCGGCGACGGCCGGGGGCTGGGTGGCGATGTACTGGACGGCGAGCGCGGCGGCGGCCCTGCTGGCGCTGGTGCTGCTGACGTGGAAGCTGGGATGGCCGCGCCTGGGGCGCGTGCGAGGCGGGGACTTGAGTGAGGGGCTGAGCTTCGCGGTGTCGAGCTCGTCGATTTCCGCCTATAACGATCTGGACAAGACGCTGCTGGTGAGTGCCGGGCAGATGCCGGCGGCGGGCATTTATGGGGCGGCGTACCGCGTGGTGGATGCGGCGACCATGCCCATCTATAGCCTCTTCACGGCGGCGACGCCGCGGTTTTTTCGGGCGGGCGGGCGCGGCGGAAGCGAAGCCGGCGGCAGGGCTGAGGCGGTATGCGAGATCGAGGCGCTGATGCGCCGTCTGCTCGGGCGCGCGTTGCCCGCCACGGTGCTCGTCTCGGTGCTGCTGTTTCTGGTGGCTCCGGTGCTGCCGGTGGCGTTGGGGGCGTCCTTTGCGGGCGCGGTGGAGGCGCTGCGCTGGCTGTGCCTGCTGCCGGTGCTGCGGCTGCTGCACTACACCTGGGGGACAGCGGTGACGGCCTCGACTTCGCAGTGGCGGCGCACGGCGGCGCAGGCGGCGGCGGCGGGGCTGAATCTGGGGCTGTGCGCGTGGCTGATTCCGGTGTGGTCGTGGCGGGGGGCCGCGTGGGCAAGCCTCGCCACCGATGCGGCGCTGGCGGCGATGAGTTATGCGATCTGGCGGCACTGGGCAGGGCGGCGGAGGCAGTTGTCAGTGGTCAGTCCCCAGTCCTCAGTCCCCAGTTGTCAGTGA
- a CDS encoding NAD-dependent epimerase/dehydratase family protein, with product MSAAGRKFFIVGGAGFIGSHVVTRLMEGQAAQVTVYDNLSSGRRWHLEVWKHDARLRLKMGDVAELEPLREAMRGHDVVVHLASNPDIAKAATEPSIDFYQGTMLTHQVLEAMRQAGVTRLLYASGSGVYGERGEEALDEYAGPFLPISTYGASKLAGEALIASYCAMFGMTACAFRFGNVVGARQTHGVGLEFLRRLRLEPGRLRVLGNGRQSKPYIHVSDVTHAMLRAEAHVMDGFHVFNVATPDALTVDEIASMAIRCLQRNEDDTRVEYTGGDRGWKGDVPVVRLRTDRVRALGWEPVYSSREAMMRAMTELLADERSFWF from the coding sequence ATGTCCGCGGCAGGGCGAAAATTTTTTATCGTCGGTGGAGCAGGATTCATTGGCAGCCATGTAGTGACGCGGCTGATGGAGGGCCAGGCCGCGCAGGTGACGGTGTATGACAACCTTTCCTCGGGCAGGCGCTGGCATCTGGAAGTGTGGAAGCACGATGCGCGGCTGCGCCTGAAGATGGGCGATGTGGCCGAGCTGGAGCCGCTCAGGGAAGCCATGCGCGGGCATGACGTGGTGGTTCACCTGGCTTCGAACCCTGACATTGCGAAAGCAGCGACGGAGCCGAGCATCGACTTTTACCAGGGCACGATGCTGACGCATCAGGTGCTCGAAGCGATGCGGCAGGCGGGCGTGACGCGGCTGCTGTATGCCTCAGGCAGCGGTGTGTATGGCGAGCGCGGTGAAGAGGCATTGGATGAATATGCCGGCCCTTTTTTGCCGATCTCGACCTATGGCGCAAGCAAGCTCGCGGGTGAGGCGCTGATTGCCAGCTATTGCGCGATGTTTGGCATGACGGCGTGTGCGTTTCGCTTTGGCAACGTGGTGGGCGCGCGCCAGACGCATGGCGTGGGGCTTGAGTTTTTGCGGCGGCTGCGGCTGGAGCCGGGCCGGTTGCGCGTGCTGGGCAACGGGCGGCAGAGCAAGCCGTACATTCACGTTTCGGATGTAACGCACGCCATGCTGCGCGCCGAGGCGCATGTGATGGACGGTTTTCATGTGTTTAATGTGGCCACCCCGGACGCGCTGACCGTCGATGAGATTGCGTCGATGGCGATTCGCTGCCTGCAACGCAATGAAGACGACACGCGGGTGGAGTACACGGGAGGCGATCGCGGATGGAAGGGCGATGTTCCGGTGGTGCGTCTGCGCACCGACCGCGTGCGGGCGCTGGGTTGGGAGCCGGTGTATTCGAGCCGCGAGGCGATGATGCGGGCGATGACGGAGTTGCTGGCCGATGAGCGCAGTTTCTGGTTCTGA
- a CDS encoding O-antigen ligase family protein, whose translation MPGLERNPLPGPGPGREMRVSRARSLRNPHRRDVWHRPFRLPLEESASVLALMFFAVQGAVPGIAPAQALAANVAAATPLMRVGGMAAQALVYGAILLLLLKWHRRLLAVLPRMQFALLLTVWVLATVVWSMDRSLTMRRGAEFALAAGFGLYLAVRYSPQKQLRIFWWVLVLLALGSVVAAVAFPAVGLDRSAGHLHDWKGVFTQKNACGRMMVLATAVVLAMRRRGLVVAASAVLFFGVLGLSGSRGAWVLEAVLLAVTVLFAVLRHAEHRTRAGALLAAGVAGVASLALLYAGRTRLMEWMGRNATLSGRTEIWQAVWPFVMRKPWLGWGYAAFWRGWTGPSFDVSSAVHFLVFHAHNGYLDLWLQTGAIGLGLFLLAYGRAWLCVGQRLARQQSRRLPHVQMRDLLWPVSLLLVVGLYGLDENTVLIPNGIFWTVLVMAMVQLEPGGLRQRIPARLRGRAKARAAYAPSALPAR comes from the coding sequence ATGCCCGGCCTTGAGCGCAACCCTCTACCCGGCCCAGGGCCAGGCCGCGAAATGCGGGTGAGCCGGGCGCGCAGCCTGCGAAATCCGCACAGGCGCGATGTGTGGCATCGGCCCTTCCGGCTGCCGCTGGAAGAGTCCGCGAGCGTACTGGCGCTGATGTTCTTTGCCGTGCAGGGTGCGGTGCCGGGGATTGCTCCCGCGCAGGCGCTGGCGGCGAATGTGGCCGCGGCGACGCCGCTGATGCGCGTGGGCGGCATGGCGGCGCAGGCGCTGGTGTATGGCGCGATTCTGCTGCTGCTACTCAAGTGGCACCGGCGGCTGCTGGCGGTGCTGCCCCGGATGCAATTTGCGCTGCTGCTGACGGTGTGGGTGCTGGCGACGGTGGTCTGGTCGATGGATCGCTCGCTGACGATGCGGCGCGGTGCGGAGTTTGCGCTGGCGGCGGGCTTTGGGCTGTATCTGGCGGTGCGGTATTCGCCACAGAAACAGTTACGCATCTTCTGGTGGGTGCTGGTGCTGCTGGCCTTGGGCTCGGTCGTGGCGGCGGTGGCGTTTCCGGCGGTGGGGCTCGATCGCTCGGCGGGGCATCTGCATGACTGGAAGGGCGTCTTCACGCAGAAGAATGCCTGCGGCCGCATGATGGTGCTGGCCACGGCGGTAGTGCTGGCGATGCGGCGGCGCGGCCTGGTTGTGGCGGCGAGCGCGGTGCTCTTTTTTGGGGTGCTCGGACTGAGCGGCTCGCGCGGCGCGTGGGTTCTGGAGGCCGTGCTGCTGGCCGTGACGGTATTGTTTGCGGTGCTGCGCCACGCGGAGCACCGTACACGCGCGGGCGCGCTGCTGGCGGCCGGCGTGGCGGGCGTGGCTTCGCTCGCGTTGCTGTATGCCGGGCGCACGCGGCTGATGGAGTGGATGGGCCGCAACGCCACGCTCTCGGGGCGCACGGAAATCTGGCAGGCAGTGTGGCCGTTTGTGATGCGGAAGCCGTGGCTTGGCTGGGGCTATGCGGCTTTCTGGCGGGGATGGACGGGGCCATCGTTTGATGTATCTTCGGCCGTGCATTTTCTGGTGTTTCACGCGCACAACGGGTATCTCGATCTGTGGCTGCAGACCGGGGCGATCGGGCTTGGGCTGTTCCTGCTGGCTTATGGGCGCGCGTGGCTGTGCGTGGGGCAGCGGCTGGCGCGGCAGCAAAGCCGGAGACTTCCACACGTCCAGATGCGCGACCTGCTGTGGCCCGTGAGCCTGCTGCTGGTGGTGGGCCTGTATGGGCTCGATGAGAATACGGTGCTGATTCCGAACGGCATTTTCTGGACCGTTCTGGTGATGGCGATGGTGCAACTGGAGCCGGGCGGGCTGCGGCAGAGGATTCCGGCACGGCTGCGCGGGCGCGCGAAAGCGAGGGCGGCGTATGCGCCGAGTGCTCTACCTGCGCGCTGA
- a CDS encoding sugar phosphate nucleotidyltransferase encodes MSAVSGSEAMPPLALLAGGRATRLYPLTQTVPKSLMPVAGEPFLAHQLRWLAGQGVRDVVLCSGHLASQIREYAGDGEAFGVALRYSDDGERALGTGGAIRRALPLLGEAFLVMYGDSLLTAPLAPVWRDFQSQSCAGLMTVFRNENRWDASNVETGGGRVLRYEKGSQRAGLTHIDYGLSVFRAEAFQGIPDGRVFDLRLIFDELIARGELACHEVQQRFYEIGSFEGLHETEALLNRRAMARPGARA; translated from the coding sequence ATGAGCGCAGTTTCTGGTTCTGAGGCCATGCCGCCGCTGGCGCTGCTCGCCGGTGGGCGGGCGACGCGGCTTTATCCGTTGACGCAGACGGTGCCGAAGTCGCTGATGCCGGTGGCGGGCGAGCCTTTTCTGGCGCATCAACTGCGCTGGCTCGCCGGCCAGGGCGTGCGCGATGTGGTGCTGTGCTCGGGCCATCTGGCCAGCCAGATTCGTGAATACGCGGGCGATGGCGAGGCCTTTGGCGTGGCGCTGCGCTACTCCGACGATGGCGAGCGCGCGCTGGGCACGGGTGGCGCGATTCGCCGGGCGCTGCCGCTGCTGGGCGAGGCATTTCTGGTGATGTATGGCGACAGCCTGCTGACGGCGCCGCTTGCGCCGGTGTGGCGGGACTTTCAGTCGCAGAGCTGCGCGGGGCTGATGACGGTCTTTCGCAATGAGAACCGCTGGGACGCGAGCAATGTGGAAACGGGCGGAGGCCGCGTGCTGCGCTATGAGAAAGGCAGCCAGCGTGCGGGGCTGACGCACATTGACTATGGGCTTTCGGTCTTCCGCGCCGAGGCGTTTCAGGGGATTCCAGACGGGCGGGTCTTTGACTTGCGGCTGATATTTGACGAACTCATTGCGCGCGGAGAGCTGGCATGCCACGAGGTGCAGCAGCGGTTTTATGAGATTGGCTCGTTTGAAGGATTGCATGAAACCGAGGCGCTGCTGAACCGCCGTGCGATGGCGCGGCCGGGAGCCCGGGCATGA
- a CDS encoding glycosyltransferase: protein MSALLQQRLRNAGPVPCTVGIPIYRGMPWLRQAIESLEQQTCRGFEVLAVLDGPDRESSVYLASVTRLNLRVIERPHRGLVATLNHLLAECATPWLVRQDADDISYPARLHKLTEAAHQYPRAGLLCSRARYEPRGRARGRFRSSHGSPFALRRAVHAGRLLSFCHSSVALNVAVAQAAGGYRDIPHSEDSDLWWRIALQADIHCLPDVLTGFRQHEQSVSSLHHEAQQISGLYVQYLLLSSIWGLAPRPLADVREALAALLPQSTLQARQSLRQANMALASGQWLTAAGCLTQSLILDPLYLPRRAWQEFSPQLQTNGLAPQVFWKEKHLLWT, encoded by the coding sequence ATGTCCGCGCTACTCCAGCAACGCCTCCGCAATGCCGGACCCGTGCCATGCACCGTGGGCATCCCCATCTATCGCGGCATGCCGTGGCTGCGCCAGGCCATCGAAAGCCTCGAGCAGCAAACCTGCCGCGGCTTTGAAGTGCTCGCCGTGCTCGACGGGCCCGATCGCGAGAGCAGCGTCTATCTGGCTTCCGTTACGCGGCTCAACCTGCGCGTCATCGAGCGCCCGCATCGCGGTCTGGTCGCCACGCTCAATCATCTTCTGGCCGAGTGCGCGACGCCCTGGCTGGTGCGCCAGGATGCGGACGACATTTCGTACCCTGCACGGTTACATAAGCTCACTGAGGCCGCCCATCAATATCCCCGCGCCGGACTTCTCTGCTCCCGCGCCCGTTATGAGCCGCGCGGCCGCGCCCGGGGGCGCTTCCGCTCCTCGCATGGCTCGCCCTTTGCGCTGCGCCGCGCCGTGCACGCGGGCCGCCTGCTTTCGTTCTGTCATTCGAGCGTCGCCCTCAATGTCGCGGTCGCGCAAGCCGCTGGGGGCTATCGCGACATTCCCCACTCTGAGGACTCGGACCTATGGTGGCGCATCGCTCTCCAGGCAGACATTCACTGCCTGCCCGACGTGCTCACCGGTTTTCGCCAGCATGAGCAAAGCGTCAGCAGCCTGCATCATGAGGCACAGCAAATCTCCGGCCTCTATGTGCAATATCTGCTGCTCTCTTCTATTTGGGGACTCGCGCCGCGCCCGCTCGCTGACGTGCGCGAAGCGCTTGCCGCGCTGCTGCCACAAAGCACTTTGCAGGCCCGGCAATCGCTGCGCCAGGCCAACATGGCCCTCGCCAGTGGCCAGTGGCTCACCGCGGCTGGATGCCTCACGCAAAGCCTCATCCTTGACCCGCTCTACCTGCCGCGGCGCGCCTGGCAGGAATTCAGCCCGCAACTGCAAACCAACGGCCTCGCCCCCCAGGTCTTCTGGAAGGAAAAGCATCTGTTATGGACGTAA
- a CDS encoding glycosyltransferase, which yields MRRVLYLRAELLPPSETFVAAQAAALRRYRAGFAGLKRVPCLAELPGTVAVLDACGNWTGRAARLAHGWTGSAPAFEAKLAAWQPDLLHAHFATDACAFLPVARRLGLPLVVTLHGYDAGLSDAAHARTALGRIYLRRREELWRAAAAFVCVSEHLRRVAVARGFPEEKLWVHRTGVPVQAWLSPAATQRERAHVLFVGRLVEKKGCAKLLAAMERVEKRHPGARLTVMGDGPLRGALEAQARERLRRCTFAGAAPHAVVRRVMETATVLAVPSVRAANGDCEGLPTVVPEAMERGLPVVAFDGSGAEEAMEDGVNGWLAEAGDEEALAEALLRVLRDPARARQMGEEARRHVERHLNLAVQTERLEAGYDAWIQQGSAGRMERVDPEGSAGLGA from the coding sequence ATGCGCCGAGTGCTCTACCTGCGCGCTGAGCTGCTGCCGCCCAGCGAGACGTTTGTGGCCGCGCAGGCCGCGGCGCTGCGGCGTTATCGTGCCGGGTTTGCGGGGCTGAAGCGGGTGCCGTGCTTGGCAGAGCTGCCGGGAACGGTGGCCGTGCTCGACGCCTGCGGCAATTGGACGGGCCGCGCGGCGCGGCTGGCGCATGGATGGACCGGGAGCGCTCCTGCGTTTGAGGCGAAGCTGGCGGCGTGGCAGCCTGATCTGCTGCATGCGCACTTTGCCACGGATGCGTGCGCCTTTTTGCCGGTGGCGCGCAGATTGGGGCTTCCGCTGGTGGTGACACTGCATGGCTATGACGCTGGATTGAGCGATGCGGCGCACGCGCGCACGGCGCTGGGGCGCATCTATTTGCGGCGGCGCGAGGAGCTGTGGCGCGCCGCGGCGGCGTTTGTGTGCGTCTCAGAGCATCTGCGGCGCGTGGCCGTGGCGCGGGGTTTTCCTGAGGAGAAGCTGTGGGTGCACCGCACCGGCGTGCCGGTGCAGGCGTGGCTTTCGCCTGCGGCCACGCAGCGGGAGCGCGCGCATGTGCTGTTTGTAGGCCGTCTGGTGGAGAAGAAGGGCTGCGCGAAGCTGCTGGCCGCGATGGAGCGGGTGGAGAAGCGGCATCCGGGCGCGCGGCTCACGGTGATGGGCGACGGGCCGCTGCGGGGCGCGCTCGAGGCGCAGGCCCGCGAACGGTTGCGCCGCTGCACCTTTGCCGGCGCGGCTCCACATGCCGTGGTGCGGCGCGTGATGGAGACGGCCACCGTGCTCGCGGTGCCCAGCGTGCGCGCGGCCAACGGCGATTGCGAGGGACTGCCCACGGTGGTTCCGGAAGCGATGGAGCGCGGGCTGCCGGTGGTGGCCTTTGACGGCTCGGGCGCCGAAGAGGCGATGGAAGACGGCGTAAACGGGTGGCTGGCCGAGGCGGGCGACGAAGAGGCGCTGGCTGAGGCGCTGCTGCGCGTGTTGCGCGACCCGGCGCGGGCACGGCAGATGGGTGAGGAGGCGCGGCGTCATGTGGAGCGGCATCTGAATTTGGCGGTGCAGACGGAGCGTCTGGAGGCGGGGTACGACGCGTGGATTCAGCAGGGGAGCGCGGGAAGGATGGAGCGGGTCGATCCGGAGGGGAGTGCGGGCCTTGGCGCGTGA